In the Leptotrichia sp. oral taxon 223 genome, TGATGATATTTTAAAACTGAACTTAACAACAGGAAAACCTTTAATATTTGAAATAGACAAGGACTTAAATGTATTATCGTCACCAGATTCCTTTTAATCTTAATAAATAAAATTATTTTAAGCAAGGGCAGACTTACAGTCCTTGCGTTTTTATTTTACATTTTTTAATAATTTCAATTATAATTAAAATAAAACACAATATTGAAATTTTAATTATTAAACAAATTTACTATAAAAATTTAAAAGGATGGTGAAAAATATGACTTTGGAAATAACTACGCCTGCAGTTCTTTTTCCTACGGTATCTCTTCTTTTGCTGGCATACACTAACAGATTTCTGGCTCTTACAGCGATTGTAAGACAGATGGATTCGAGTGGGGAAGTGGAGCATGAATTTTATCAGGTTAAAAATTTGAGAAAAAGATTGAATTATATTAAGAAGATGCAGTATTTCGGAGTTTCAAGTTTATTAATGTGTGCTATTTCGATGTTATTTCTATTTTTTCAGGTAGATTTTGTTGGGAAAATCAGTTTTGCAGCAAGTCTGGTGTTGCTTATAATTTCACTGCTGTTTTCTCTTCTGGAAATACAGATTTCTCTCGAGGCTTTAAGGATTCATTTGAATTATAATGAGAGTGATACTGAAATTGAGGAAAAAAATAAATAATTGATTTGTCTAAAAACTGTATGTATTTAAAATTACAATAAAATAAATAAAAAACTCAAATTATTGAACATATATAAATAATAAATATTTTGATGGAGAAAAAATGAAAGAATTTTTATTAAATTTAAAAAATAAAGATAAAATTGGAATTTACAGATTTGATACTGATGGATTTTCTGTTGGAAATATTCTAAAAATTTGGGACAATTACTTGCTTTTAAAGTCTTATGATACTCAAAATAATGAAGATGGAATGAAAATTTATCAAATTAATAAAATTCAAAGAATTATTTTTGATTCAGACTATATAAAAAATTTAGGAACTAACTTATTAGATAAGACAGAAAGCAGCTATAAATGGTTGTATAAAGAGAATTTAAACTTCATTGATGATATTTTAGAAAATATTATAAAAAATAAAACATTAGTTTTTCTGCATTTAAAAGATGAAACAACAGAAATTTGCTATATTACTAAAAAAGTTGGCGAAAAATATTTTTTGGAAATATTGGATTACAATTTGAATGTAACTTCTAAAGAAATTATTTTTAAAGACTATATTCGGCTGATAAAATTTTTTGATAGAAAAAAGATAAATAAAAATTTTGAGATTCATAAAATTAAATTATTTGCTGGAAAAACTTATATTGGAAATATTGTTATGGAAAACGAAAATTTTTTAGTTTTAAAAGAAATTCCTGATTTTGCAGCTGAAAAATTTGTAACAGTTATCCAAAAAGAATTTATTGAAGAAATATCTAAACCATTTACTGAGATTAAGTATATTGAAAAAATAAACTTAAATAAATATTTTGAAAACATTAACAAACTAGATTATCTTTCAATTTTAAAAATTTGTCAGAAAAATAAGTTATTTATTTTTATTGACAATGAAGATTTTGAAGACAGTAAAGTTGGGATAGTAACAAAATTGGAAAATAAAAGACTACAATTAAAAGTATTGGATAAAAATTTACAATTTATTAAAACGTTGAATATAAATTATTTAGATATTCATATTTTATATATAACAGATTATTGTTATGCATAAGGTTACATCTCGTTAAATTTAAAGTTTTTTGCAATACATTTTAACAAATAAAAAACTTTTCCATAATATTTGAATAAATCAGAAAAAATTGATATAATTAACTTGTAAAATAATTTTAATGTTAGGCTCAAAAATTTGAGTTTTTTTAAACACTATATTTTTTTATAGCTTGAGTAAATTAAAGACAAATGTTTTATTGTTGATTATTGAATTGAAGGAGGAATGATGATTTCGTTAATTTTGGCGGCGGGAAAAGGGACTCGTATGAAGTCCGATCAATCAAAGGTTTTACACAAGGTGAATGGTATTCCGATGATTAAAAGAGTTGTGAGCGTGCTTGAAAATATTGGGAATGAAAAAAATATTTTTATTCTAGGGCATAAAAAAGAGGATGTTCTGGCTGAAATGGGAAATATCGCTTATGTTACGCAGGAACAGCAACTTGGGACAGGTCATGCAATTTTGATTGCAAAGGATAAAATTAAGGAATATGATGAAGATGTCCTTATCACTTATGGTGATACACCATTATTAAAAGAAAAAACATTGGAAGAACTGAAAAAAGTATTTAAGGAAAAAAATCTTGACTGCATTGTGCTTTCATGTAAAGTTAAAAACCCATTCGGATACGGACGAATTGTTAAAGAAAATGGCACAATTTCAAATATTGTCGAAGAAAAGGAAGCGAATGAAGACGAGAGAAAGATAGATGAAATTAATACAGGCGTATATATCTTTAAGAAAGAAAGTTTGCTCTATGCAATTGAAAAAATTGACAATAATAACTCAAAAGGTGAGTATTATTTAACAGACGCCATAAAAATTTTATCAACAGAAGGCTATAAAGTTGACAGCTTTCAAATTGAAGATGAAGATGAAATCTTAGGAGTAAACTCAAAAGCCCAGTTGGCACAGGCAAGTAAAATTTCAAGAAATAGAAAAAATACTGAACTTATGGACAATGGCGTAATTCTAATTGATCCAGATGCAACTTATATTGAAGATAGCGTTGAAATTGGGCAAGATACTATAATTTATCCAAATGTTACAATTCAAGGAAATACAAAAATCGGAAAAAACTGTGAAATCCTGGGAAATACAAGAATTGAAAATTCTGTAATTGCTGATAATGTGAAAATAGAGGCTTCTGTTGTCGAAAAATCTACTCTTGAAGAAGGAGTAACTGTTGGGCCGTTTGCACATTTACGTCCAAAGGCGCATTTAAAACAGACTGTACATGTGGGAAACTTTGTGGAAATAAAAAATGCTACGCTTGAAAAAGGTGTAAAAACAGGGCATTTGACTTATATCGGAGATGCTGAAATCGGGGAAGATACAAATATTGGCGCAGGGACAATTACTTGCAACTATGACGGAAAAAATAAACATAAGACAAAAATTGGAAAAAATGCCTTTATTGGAAGCAATTCAATAATTGTAGCACCTGTGGAAATCGGGGCTAAAGTCTTAACAGCTGCAGGTTCTGTCATCACAAAGGATATTCCTGATGAAACGCTTGCATTTGGAAGGGCAAGACAAGTAAATAAAGAAAAAAACAAGTAAAACATTTGGAAAAATGTCAAAAAATCAGAAAATGTTATAAAACATTTATTATGTAAATTTAATACCTTATAATTTAATGGAAAATAAAAATGCTTTAATAAAAATTCAAAATATAGAGAGAAAGGGAAATGAAATGATAACATTAACCAAGGAAGACAAGAGCAGAATAAGAATATTTGCAGGAACATCAAGTGAAGTTTTAGCGCAAAAAATTGCAAAATATTTGGATATGGATTTATCATCTGCTGAAATTGTAAGATTTGCTGATGGAGAAACTTTTGCAAAGTCAAATGAAAGTGTACGTGGATGCAAGGTGTTTATCATCCAATCTACTTCAAAACCTGTAAATGAAAGTATTATGGAGCTTTTAGTTTTTATTGATGCGATTAAAAGATCATCAGCCAGAGAAATTATTGCGATAATTCCTTATTACGGATATGCAAGGCAGGACAGAAAGGCAAGTCCGCGTGAGCCAATCACATCAAAACTTGTTGCAAACCTGCTTACTGTTGCAGGAGCTACAAGAGTAGTTACAATGGATTTACATGCAAGACAAATTCAAGGATTTTTTGACATTCCAGTGGATCATATGGAAGCATTGCCAATTTTGGCTAAACACTTTATAAAATATGGATTCCACCCGGAAGATACTGTTGTTGTTTCACCTGACGTTGGAGGCGTAAAAAGAGCAAGAGGGCTTGCAAACTGGCTTCATACACCGCTTGCAATAATTGACAAAAGACGTGCGAAGGCAAATGTTTCGGAAGTTATGAACATTATTGGAGATATAAAAGGGAAAAAAGCCATTTTAATTGACGACATGATTGACACGGCAGGAACAATTTGCAATGCGGCGCAGGCTCTGATTGACAAAGGAGCATCGGAAGTTTACGCATGTGCTACACACGCCGTATTCTCAGATCCTGCAATCGAAAGATTAAAAAACTCAGCCTTTACAGAAGTTGTGGTAACTGACACAATCCAATTGCCTGAAGACAGAAAATTCGACAAATTGAAAATTTTATCAACAAGTAAAATGTTGGCGGAAATAATAAAAAGAATTGCTACAAATAATCCAATAAGCGACTTATTTGAAATGCCGGTTGATGATGGTAACGATGACTAAAATTCAAAATGCAGTAAATATTTTAAAAAAGGGAGGAGTTGCCATATTTCCAACGGACACTGTTTACGGGATAGGCACTCTTCCAGAAAAAAAATATGTGGAAAAAATTTATAAAATAAAAAAAAGGGATTTTTCAAAAAAAATAATTGCATTAATCAGCGATAAAAAAATTTTGTCAGAATTAATAGATGAAACCGATGAAAATATGAAAAAAATTGAAAATATCCTTGAAAAATACTGGCCAGGAGAACTAACTGTCATCTTTCAGGCAAATCAGAATTTCACAAAAAATTTTGACAAAAATATGGAAACAATCGGAATTCGCATTCCAAAAAACAAAACTGCCCTGGAAATAATAAAAAAATCTGGAGGCGTTTTATTAACCACAAGTGCAAATATCTCAGGTGAAAATGCTGTTACCAAGGCTAAAAGCCTGAGTAAAGAACTGTTAAAAAATGTGGATGCCGTCGTTCAAAATGAAAATACGGAATTGACAGGCAACCCCTCTACAATTGTGAAATATGAAAATGGAAAATTCTCGTTATTGAGGGAAGGTAATGTTTCATTTACAGAAATAATGGAAAATTTTAAATAACTACACTGAATTAAACTATTAAAGTTAAACAATTTTAATATGAGCAAGTAAAAAATAGTTTTTTATTTTAGTTTTAAGATAAATTGCTATAAATATAGAAATAATAAAACAGAAAGGAGCTTTTATGGCAAAAATGGTAAATCCTAACACAGTAAGCAACATGGATTTAATAAATGCAAAATCGCAGGCTAAAATGCAGCAGATTGTACAGAAAATTGGAAAGGGAAAAAGAAAAGTCAATGTTACATTTTCTAAAATGTCAAGAAGTTATTTGACAAGAATGATCGAGGAAATGAGAAAAATGATGATCCAGTATGAAAAACAGCTGCCAAATGTATTTAGTTTCTTCAAATATTTGGAAAATGAAGTAAAAATAACAAAGGCAAATAAAAAGGAAAAAACTAAAAACGTAAAACTTTCTTATGAAGAAGTTGACTTTTTTAAATTGCAGCTAAAGGAAACATTAAAGGGGATTGACGCTCAACGTGCCACTTTGAAATGGTACAATTTAATTAAGAAGGCATTGTTTAAAACATTGAAAAAACAGACAGAATTAGTGCTGGAAGAATTTAATGCCGGAAGCGTAAAAAAGAAATAATTAAAAATAAATACACTAAAAAATATAAAATTGGGAAGGAAAATTGAGGACAATGAATGAAAAAATAACTGAAAAAGTAAAACTGAAGGATATTTCTGATAATAAAAAAAATAATATGTTATCAAACGACACAGTTTCTTATCTAAATGAAATTGTAAAAACAGGATTTAGGGAGCGTGCCAGCGATATTCACATAAAATTTGACTTGCTGGAAGGAATGGAAATAAAATACCGTGTTGACGGATACCTTAAAGAAAGCCAGAAATTATATGAATCTGTAAATAAAAAGATTCTTGAAAAAAATATTACAGAAATTATTGCCAGAATAAAAATTTTGGCGGGAATGAATGTTGCAGAGAAAAGAAAGCCGCAAGATGGCAGCTTTTCTTTTTTATTGAATATAAAAAATCTTAACAAGCGTTACGACATAAGAGCCGCCTATATGCCGACAATTGGTGGAGAAAGCGTAGTTTTACGTATTCTGGAAAACTATCTGGAAGATATAAGCCTTGAAACACTGGGATTTTCAAATCAAAGCATAGCAATGTTAGATGAAATTTTAACTAGGAAATACGGAATGATACTCGTGAGCGGACCAACAGGCTCTGGAAAATCTACGACTTTAAAATCCTTAATAAATATGTTAAATGACGGAAGAAAAAAAATTATAACTGTGGAAGATCCTGTTGAAAGCAAAATCGACGGAATTGTTCAGATACAGGTAAACCAGAATATCGGAGTAACATTTGCCGAAGTGCTGAAAGCCACATTAAGAAATGATCCTGATATTATCGTAATTTCAGAAATCAGGGACGAAGTTACTGCAGAAATCGCTGTAAGGGCAGCATTAACAGGACATCTCGTAATTTCCACAATTCACACAAACGATGCAGTTTCCACATTAATTAGGCTAATGGATATGGGCATTCCGAAATATTTGATACTAGATTCATTAATTGGGGTAATTGGACAGCGGCTCGTTGGTAAAAAATGCCAGAAATGTATGGGAAAAGGCTGTGATGAATGTTCCAGCGGATACAGCGGCAGAATTTCAATAAATGAAGTGCTTGTGCTGAATCAGGATGTACGGAATATTTTAAAGGAGGACAACCATCTTGGATCTGAAACTAAGGATAAATTGAAAATATTGAATCATAAATATGAAAATCAGAAATGCTTTATTGATTTTATGGAAGATGCGGATGAGAAAATTGAAAAAAATTTGATTTTTGAAAAGGAAAAGACAAGTATTATTTTTTAAAAAAATGCAAGGATTTTTATTTTTATTATCCTTGCACAAATTTATTTTTCAGGAAATTAAGCCAGTTATTTGACTAATTTCCTTTTTTTATTTGAATTTTCTGTTTTTATTTCTGTCGTTTCTTATTAATCTCAGTGTTAATACTAAAATATATAAATAAACTAGATATGGAATAGCTCCTATTTTATGTAATCCTATAAAAATTAGTGCAAAAGCAAGTATTCCCAGCGTAAGCAATATTCCTTTTCCAATCTGTTTCCCCGCTTCTTCTTTCACATCGTACCCAAATACAACTGGACGGAACACCTTATTTATAAATCTCGTAAATGGATTTAGGATTAACAGTACATACGATAACGTTTCATTTTTTATTCCAAGCACTGACAGAAGCGCAATTACAATACCCATCATTATTCCATAATAAATCTTTCCGCCTGCAAATGCTGGACTTGTCGGCATATCAGTCGCCATAAATATTCCTGTTAGCAAAAGTCCTCCCGTTGAAACAGAAATTCCACCTTTTAAAAACATTGTAGCAATAAACGATGTAACAAGCAAAGTTACTGGAATGTGCCATGAAATGCGGTTCTTTAGTAATAAGTACAACCCTCCCAGAACTAATGCAAATACAGAATATGAACCTAACGAACCTGAAGAAGTTAGCAATAGTTCATCTAAATAGCTCATAAGCGGTGTTTTCTGAAAATTTACAAAGAAATTTATTTTTGATAATCTTAGTGCTTCCTGACTAAACCAGATTGTTCCAGAGGACATTACCGCTGGAAAAAAAACTATCATAAATTCACGTCCTACTACCGCCGGATTAAGCACATTTTTCCCAATCCCCCCATACATCAGCTTCCCAAAAATTATAGCCATGCTCGCCCCAAAAGCGGCAACTGGCAATGGAGTCAGCGGCGCTAACGTCAAAGCCAGCAAAATTCCAGTTATAACTGCCGATAAATCGTGTGTGGAATTCTTGTCATTCAAAAATATTCCTGAAAACAGCTTTTCAGTTACTGCTGCTGATAAAACCGAAACCGCTATTACTAGGAGGGCTGTTAGCCCATAAACGATCCCAGCCGCAATTATAGCTGGAAATAAGGCTATAATTACATCTTTCATAACGTCTCTCACTTCAACATCTGTTCGCACGAATGGAGTAAATGAAATTTTTGTCTTTTGTCTTTTTTTAAAAAAGTTTCTTATTATTTTTTTTCGTTTAAGCTTTTCATCCTGTTTCTCTAAATTTTTTTCATTCGTTGCATTTGATTTTTCCTGTAATTTTGATTTACTTGTATTTGCACTTACGATTGCCTTTATATTTTGCTTTTCCTCATTTTTTACTTTTTTATTTTCTTCTTTTTCAATTGTTCCTCTTTTTAATTTCTCATTCCGTGTTTTTTCCAGTTTTATTATTTTTCCGCTATTATTCAAACTTGACTGGCTAATCTTTCTTTTTCCCCATAATCTTTCATTTTCTGAATTTGAAACTGTATCATCACTCTCTAAAAGCCCATTTTTAATTTTCTTGTTTTTTACATCCAGTATTTCTTCCAGCAACGATTTTTCATCTGTCATCACTTACTCTCCTCCATTTCCGACAAGATTGCTTTTCCTGTTTTTATGCTTTCTATTAGCGGAACTCTGGACGGACACACAAATTCGCACGCTCCGCATTCAATGCAGTTCTGAATATTTGCTGCGACCATCTGTTCGTATTTCCCCTTTTCATAATAATCTGCAAACTCAAAAGGCATAAGGTTCATTGGACAGGCTTCCACACAATAACCACAAGAAATACAGTTTTTCCTTTCAATTTCTTCTGCGCTTAAAAACAATATTCCAGAAGTCCCTTTAATCACAGGCACTCGTGAATCAAAAATTTCCATTCCCATCATAGGCCCGCCAAAAATAACCTTTTCTTCATTCCGAATATCCAATTCTTTTACAATATGATAAAGCGGCGTCCCGAATTTTATTTTGTAATTACCTATATTTCTCGCTTCTTCCCCAGAAACTGTAACAACTCTCTCTATAAGCGGTTTACCTTCAAAAAACGCATCATAAATCGCTTTTACTGTACTTACATTGCTCACAACTACGCCTTTTTCCAGCGGCAGTTCTCCTTTTCGGATTTTTTTGCCTGTAACGGTGTTTATCAGCTGCAGTTCGCTCCCCTGTGGATAAATTGTCGGTAACAGCTGAATTTTCAAGTCAAATTCTTCCTCTTCTCCCATTTCTTCAAATACTTTGACTAACTCGCTATTTTCCTCTTCTATTCCAATTACTATTTCCTTCGGGCTCAGCAATTTCTGTATAACTTTCAGCCCACGGAAAATTTCCTTCGTGTAATTTTTCATAACTGAATAATCAGAAGTCAGATACGGCTCACATTCCGCCCCATTTATTATAAGCGTTTCCACTTTCCTAAATTTTATATCATATTTTATATGGGTTGGAAACTGTACCCCTCCAAGCCCGACTATTCCAGCCTCTTTTATTATCTTAAAAATTTCATCTTTTTTTATTAGCTTCAAATCTCTAAGTTCCCTTTTTACAAGGCTTTCTTCACTATTCTTAAAATCATTTGCAATAATAACGGTTTTTACTTTATTTCCATTTGCAATAAAATGCTCAACAACATCAACAACATCCCCAGACACTGGCGAATGTATATTAGCCGATATGCTGCCTGAAATTTCTCCTATTTTCTCATATTTTTTTACGTAATCACCAATTTCCACTACTGGAATCGACGGGCTTCCTATATGCTGTAAAAGCGGAACATACAAAAGACTTGAATCGTTAAGTTCCTTTAATTTAGTATTTTTTGTCATCGGCTTCATTGACTGATGCTTTTTTGCTGACTTTTTCTTCTTTTTCTCTGTTTCATCGACATTTTTATCCAGGAGAATATCTATTACTCTCCTTATGCTTATATTTCTAGCCATTTCTCTCTCCATTTTTTATTCTCAATTTTTTAATTTATAATCTCAATTCTTTAATAAAAGACAATTTTTCCTATAATAAATTTTGACTTTTACTAAAAAACTTAAATTTAACAATTAAAACATTTCGATTGCCTTATTTAAACTTTAATTTCCTTTTTAATCTTAG is a window encoding:
- a CDS encoding DUF2721 domain-containing protein, which encodes MTLEITTPAVLFPTVSLLLLAYTNRFLALTAIVRQMDSSGEVEHEFYQVKNLRKRLNYIKKMQYFGVSSLLMCAISMLFLFFQVDFVGKISFAASLVLLIISLLFSLLEIQISLEALRIHLNYNESDTEIEEKNK
- the glmU gene encoding bifunctional UDP-N-acetylglucosamine diphosphorylase/glucosamine-1-phosphate N-acetyltransferase GlmU, encoding MISLILAAGKGTRMKSDQSKVLHKVNGIPMIKRVVSVLENIGNEKNIFILGHKKEDVLAEMGNIAYVTQEQQLGTGHAILIAKDKIKEYDEDVLITYGDTPLLKEKTLEELKKVFKEKNLDCIVLSCKVKNPFGYGRIVKENGTISNIVEEKEANEDERKIDEINTGVYIFKKESLLYAIEKIDNNNSKGEYYLTDAIKILSTEGYKVDSFQIEDEDEILGVNSKAQLAQASKISRNRKNTELMDNGVILIDPDATYIEDSVEIGQDTIIYPNVTIQGNTKIGKNCEILGNTRIENSVIADNVKIEASVVEKSTLEEGVTVGPFAHLRPKAHLKQTVHVGNFVEIKNATLEKGVKTGHLTYIGDAEIGEDTNIGAGTITCNYDGKNKHKTKIGKNAFIGSNSIIVAPVEIGAKVLTAAGSVITKDIPDETLAFGRARQVNKEKNK
- a CDS encoding ribose-phosphate pyrophosphokinase — protein: MITLTKEDKSRIRIFAGTSSEVLAQKIAKYLDMDLSSAEIVRFADGETFAKSNESVRGCKVFIIQSTSKPVNESIMELLVFIDAIKRSSAREIIAIIPYYGYARQDRKASPREPITSKLVANLLTVAGATRVVTMDLHARQIQGFFDIPVDHMEALPILAKHFIKYGFHPEDTVVVSPDVGGVKRARGLANWLHTPLAIIDKRRAKANVSEVMNIIGDIKGKKAILIDDMIDTAGTICNAAQALIDKGASEVYACATHAVFSDPAIERLKNSAFTEVVVTDTIQLPEDRKFDKLKILSTSKMLAEIIKRIATNNPISDLFEMPVDDGNDD
- a CDS encoding L-threonylcarbamoyladenylate synthase, whose product is MTKIQNAVNILKKGGVAIFPTDTVYGIGTLPEKKYVEKIYKIKKRDFSKKIIALISDKKILSELIDETDENMKKIENILEKYWPGELTVIFQANQNFTKNFDKNMETIGIRIPKNKTALEIIKKSGGVLLTTSANISGENAVTKAKSLSKELLKNVDAVVQNENTELTGNPSTIVKYENGKFSLLREGNVSFTEIMENFK
- a CDS encoding viral A-type inclusion protein; translation: MAKMVNPNTVSNMDLINAKSQAKMQQIVQKIGKGKRKVNVTFSKMSRSYLTRMIEEMRKMMIQYEKQLPNVFSFFKYLENEVKITKANKKEKTKNVKLSYEEVDFFKLQLKETLKGIDAQRATLKWYNLIKKALFKTLKKQTELVLEEFNAGSVKKK
- a CDS encoding GspE/PulE family protein; amino-acid sequence: MNEKITEKVKLKDISDNKKNNMLSNDTVSYLNEIVKTGFRERASDIHIKFDLLEGMEIKYRVDGYLKESQKLYESVNKKILEKNITEIIARIKILAGMNVAEKRKPQDGSFSFLLNIKNLNKRYDIRAAYMPTIGGESVVLRILENYLEDISLETLGFSNQSIAMLDEILTRKYGMILVSGPTGSGKSTTLKSLINMLNDGRKKIITVEDPVESKIDGIVQIQVNQNIGVTFAEVLKATLRNDPDIIVISEIRDEVTAEIAVRAALTGHLVISTIHTNDAVSTLIRLMDMGIPKYLILDSLIGVIGQRLVGKKCQKCMGKGCDECSSGYSGRISINEVLVLNQDVRNILKEDNHLGSETKDKLKILNHKYENQKCFIDFMEDADEKIEKNLIFEKEKTSIIF
- a CDS encoding RnfABCDGE type electron transport complex subunit D; protein product: MTDEKSLLEEILDVKNKKIKNGLLESDDTVSNSENERLWGKRKISQSSLNNSGKIIKLEKTRNEKLKRGTIEKEENKKVKNEEKQNIKAIVSANTSKSKLQEKSNATNEKNLEKQDEKLKRKKIIRNFFKKRQKTKISFTPFVRTDVEVRDVMKDVIIALFPAIIAAGIVYGLTALLVIAVSVLSAAVTEKLFSGIFLNDKNSTHDLSAVITGILLALTLAPLTPLPVAAFGASMAIIFGKLMYGGIGKNVLNPAVVGREFMIVFFPAVMSSGTIWFSQEALRLSKINFFVNFQKTPLMSYLDELLLTSSGSLGSYSVFALVLGGLYLLLKNRISWHIPVTLLVTSFIATMFLKGGISVSTGGLLLTGIFMATDMPTSPAFAGGKIYYGIMMGIVIALLSVLGIKNETLSYVLLILNPFTRFINKVFRPVVFGYDVKEEAGKQIGKGILLTLGILAFALIFIGLHKIGAIPYLVYLYILVLTLRLIRNDRNKNRKFK
- the rsxC gene encoding electron transport complex subunit RsxC, with the protein product MARNISIRRVIDILLDKNVDETEKKKKKSAKKHQSMKPMTKNTKLKELNDSSLLYVPLLQHIGSPSIPVVEIGDYVKKYEKIGEISGSISANIHSPVSGDVVDVVEHFIANGNKVKTVIIANDFKNSEESLVKRELRDLKLIKKDEIFKIIKEAGIVGLGGVQFPTHIKYDIKFRKVETLIINGAECEPYLTSDYSVMKNYTKEIFRGLKVIQKLLSPKEIVIGIEEENSELVKVFEEMGEEEEFDLKIQLLPTIYPQGSELQLINTVTGKKIRKGELPLEKGVVVSNVSTVKAIYDAFFEGKPLIERVVTVSGEEARNIGNYKIKFGTPLYHIVKELDIRNEEKVIFGGPMMGMEIFDSRVPVIKGTSGILFLSAEEIERKNCISCGYCVEACPMNLMPFEFADYYEKGKYEQMVAANIQNCIECGACEFVCPSRVPLIESIKTGKAILSEMEESK